In Scomber japonicus isolate fScoJap1 chromosome 19, fScoJap1.pri, whole genome shotgun sequence, a single genomic region encodes these proteins:
- the mctp1b gene encoding multiple C2 and transmembrane domain-containing protein 1, whose protein sequence is MLLRRSWKRSTKQQSTRLSELHRKWQLWRGIVSIALIEGRNLIPMDQNGLSDPYVKFRLGPQKYRSKTVPKTLSPQWREQFDLHLYEESGGVLEITVWDRDTGRRDDFIGRCQLDLSTLAKEQTHHLELPLEESRGFVVLLLTLTATAHVSIADLSVTPLDDPQERMEITKRYSVLKSFSNLKDIGIVQVKVMRAEGLMAADVNGKSDPFCVLELNNDRLLTHTVYKNLNPEWNKVFTFNVKDIHSVLEVTVFDEDRDRSADFLGKVAIPLLHFRNGEQKGYVLKNKELTATTKGVIYLEVDVIYNTVKAALKTVVPAEQKYIEEEPKVSKQLLQQNFNRVKRCIMVLISYGTYINSCFEWESAQRSIISFVLFVVVVWNFELYMLPLALLLLLVWNYFFSSSRDITDMVRKLPTQTMDAMFEWEDEEEDKDDKDSEHKGFMDKLYAIQDVFISVQSALDDVASYGERIKNTVNWTVPFLSWLAITALCLATFLLYLIPLRYLVLAWGVNKFTKKLRDPYMIDNNELLDFLSRVPSDVQVMQYRELRVDPSQSPSKRRRTNQS, encoded by the exons ATGCTGCTCAGGAGGTCCTGGAAACGATCCACTAAG cagcagtcaacaCGTCTCTCAGAGCTACATCGGAAATGGCAGCTGTGGAGAGGCATCGTCAGCATCGCGCTCATCGAAGGCCGAAACCTCATTCCCATGGACCAGAACGGTCTGAGCGACCCCTACGTCAAGTTCAGGCTAGGACCCCAGAAGTACAGAAGCAAG ACGGTGCCAAAGACCCTGAGTCCACAGTGGAGGGAACAGTTCGACCTCCATCTGTACGAGGAGTCAGGAGGCGTGTTGGAGATCACAGTGTGGGACAGAGACACCGGGCGGAGAGACGACTTCATTGGACG CTGTCAGTTGGACCTCTCCACGCTGGCTAAAGAGCAGACGCACCACCTGGAGCTTCCTCTGGAGGAGTCGCGGGGGTTCGTGGTGCTGCTGCTCACGCTGACCGCCACCGCTCACGTCTCCATCGCCGACCTGTCCGTCACACCGCTGGACGACCCGCAGGAGCGAATGGAGATAACCAAACGCTAC AGTGTTTTGAAGTCGTTCTCTAACCTGAAGGATATCGGCATCGTGCAGGTGAAGGTGATGAGAGCTGAAGGACTCATGGCTGCAGATGTAAATG GTAAGAGCGATCCTTTCTGCGTGTTGGAGCTGAATAATGACAGACTGCTGACACACACCGTTTACAAGAACCTCAACCCAGAGTGGAACAAAGTCTTCACATT TAATGTGAAAGACATTCACTCCGTGTTGGAGGTGACAGTGTTTGAcgaggacagagacagaagcGCTGACTTCCTGGGAAAAGTGGCCATCCCTTTATTACAT TTCCGTAACGGAGAGCAGAAAGGATACGTGTTGAAGAATAAGGAGCTGACAGCTACGACCAAAGGAGTCATCTACCTAGAAGTTGATGTTATCTACAACACA gtCAAAGCTGCTCTGAAGACGGTCGTCCCTGCTGAGCAGAAATACATCGAGGAAGAACCAAAAGTCTCCAAACAG TTGCTGCAGCAGAACTTTAACCGTGTGAAGCGATGCATCATGGTCCTGATCAGCTATGGGACGTATATCAACAGCTGCTTTGAATGGGAGTCTGCACAGAGGAGCATCATCTCCTTTGTG CtgtttgtggtggtggtgtggaacttcgaGCTCTACATGCTGCCGCTGgccttactgctgctgctggtctgGAACTACTTCTTCTCTTCAAGCAGGGACATAACAGACATGGTGAGAAAACTACCAACACag ACTATGGACGCCATGTTTGAGtgggaagatgaagaggaggataaaGACGACAAG GACTCGGAGCACAAAGGCTTCATGGATAAACTGTACGCCATCCAGGATGTGTTCATCAGTGTGCAGAGTGCGCTTGATGATGTGGCGTCGTACGGAGAGAGGATAAAGAA caCCGTTAACTGGACAGTGCCTTTTCTAAGCTGGTTGGCGATCACTGCCTTATGTCTGGCCACGTTTCTTCTCTACCTCATTCCTCTCCGATACCTGGTGCTCGCATGGG GTGTGAATAAGTTCACCAAGAAGCTTCGTGATCCGTACATGATCGACAACAACGAGCTTCTTGACTTTCTCTCCAGAGTGCCGTCCGATGTTCAAGTG